One Dokdonia sp. Dokd-P16 genomic window carries:
- a CDS encoding endonuclease: MLSIKLKTKRCSILVILFCLYAFAKAQQTNKYRAHTIAFYNVENLFDTINDPITYDDDRTPEGKDHWTETIYQDKVKNIARVIADIGKDFTKNSPAIIGLAEIENRKTVEALANDPQLLPRDYGIVHYDSPDRRGIDVALLYQKRLFKPLFTSKHELLIYEIDNPSKRKYTRDQLLVSGLLDGDMIHIIVNHWPSRSGGEAKSRKKRMDAASLTKKITDSLQSNDPYAKIIIMGDLNDDPTNASVKKVLQTHRKIKKVRDKALYNPMESMFKKGIGTLAYRDGWNLFDQIIISAPLLNEDYTSFRYYKAGIYNKSYLSNPKGRYNGYPYRSFANGGYTGGYSDHFPVYIYVIKKEYVD; encoded by the coding sequence ATGCTTTCAATAAAATTAAAAACTAAGAGATGCTCAATACTTGTGATATTGTTTTGTCTTTACGCTTTCGCGAAAGCGCAACAAACCAATAAATACAGAGCCCACACTATCGCATTTTACAACGTAGAAAATCTGTTTGACACCATCAATGACCCTATCACTTATGATGATGATCGCACTCCTGAAGGTAAGGATCATTGGACCGAAACGATATATCAAGACAAGGTGAAAAATATCGCACGAGTAATTGCCGATATAGGAAAGGACTTCACAAAAAACAGCCCAGCGATTATAGGACTCGCAGAAATTGAAAACAGAAAAACCGTAGAAGCGCTAGCTAATGACCCACAATTACTGCCGAGAGATTACGGTATTGTGCATTATGATTCTCCAGACAGAAGAGGGATAGACGTAGCACTGTTGTATCAAAAGAGGCTATTTAAGCCATTATTTACTAGTAAACATGAATTACTCATTTACGAGATTGATAATCCATCAAAACGTAAGTATACAAGGGATCAGCTTCTGGTATCTGGCCTACTCGATGGTGACATGATACATATCATCGTAAACCACTGGCCGTCTCGGTCTGGTGGAGAAGCAAAGAGTAGAAAAAAACGTATGGACGCAGCTTCACTTACGAAGAAAATTACAGATAGCTTACAAAGCAATGATCCTTATGCAAAGATTATTATCATGGGAGATCTTAATGACGACCCAACAAATGCTAGTGTAAAAAAGGTATTACAAACACATCGCAAGATTAAAAAAGTAAGAGATAAAGCACTCTACAACCCAATGGAATCTATGTTTAAAAAGGGCATAGGCACGCTAGCGTATCGTGATGGGTGGAACCTCTTTGACCAGATAATTATAAGTGCTCCGTTACTTAATGAGGATTACACCTCTTTTAGGTATTATAAGGCTGGTATTTACAACAAAAGCTACTTGAGCAACCCTAAGGGTCGTTATAATGGATATCCTTACAGAAGCTTTGCAAATGGTGGATATACGGGTGGCTACAGCGACCACTTTCCGGTTTATATTTACGTAATCAAGAAAGAATACGTAGACTAA
- the hflX gene encoding GTPase HflX, with the protein MIETEKIDYEKCVLVGLVTQKQTHDKMTEYLDELEFLAYTAGGEVLKRFSQKLEKPNPKTFIGTGKMEDVAAYVEQHDVGTVIFDDELTPGQQRNIEAILKCKIVDRTYLILDIFAQRAQTSYARTQVELAQYEYLLPRLTGLWTHLERQRGGIGMRGPGETEIETDRRIVRDRITLLKKKMLTIDKQMATQRGNRGALVRVALVGYTNVGKSTLMNVISKSKVFAENKLFATLDTTVRKVVVGNLPFLLSDTVGFIRKLPTQLVDSFKSTLDEVREADLLLHVVDISHPQFEDHINAVNQILDEIESMDKPTLMVFNKIDAYTAEAYDDEDLMVERTGVHYTLDEWKETWMSRTNGDAIFISALNKNNFEEFRKKIYERVREIHVTRFPYNAFLYPEYEEQVGNSEEE; encoded by the coding sequence ATGATCGAAACAGAAAAAATAGATTATGAAAAGTGTGTGCTAGTGGGGCTAGTTACCCAAAAGCAAACACACGATAAAATGACGGAATACCTTGACGAACTTGAGTTTCTAGCATACACAGCTGGAGGTGAAGTTTTAAAGCGTTTCTCTCAAAAATTAGAAAAACCTAATCCCAAAACTTTTATAGGGACAGGAAAGATGGAAGACGTTGCTGCATATGTAGAGCAGCACGATGTGGGTACTGTGATCTTTGATGACGAACTTACGCCTGGGCAACAACGTAACATAGAAGCAATCTTAAAATGTAAGATTGTAGATCGTACTTATTTAATACTTGACATTTTTGCTCAGAGAGCTCAAACGAGTTATGCACGCACACAAGTGGAGCTTGCTCAGTACGAGTATTTACTGCCTAGACTTACGGGTTTATGGACACACCTTGAACGCCAGCGTGGAGGTATAGGTATGCGTGGGCCTGGAGAAACAGAAATTGAAACGGATAGACGTATTGTGCGTGACCGTATTACCTTGCTTAAAAAGAAGATGCTTACTATAGATAAGCAAATGGCTACGCAGCGTGGTAATCGTGGTGCACTTGTGAGAGTCGCTCTCGTAGGTTATACAAATGTGGGTAAAAGTACCCTCATGAATGTGATAAGTAAGAGTAAGGTATTTGCCGAAAATAAACTTTTTGCAACCTTAGATACTACCGTACGTAAAGTGGTGGTAGGGAATCTTCCCTTCCTACTTTCAGACACGGTAGGATTTATACGTAAGTTACCTACACAGCTGGTAGATTCTTTTAAAAGTACCCTTGATGAAGTGCGTGAGGCAGACTTACTACTGCATGTGGTAGATATTTCTCATCCACAATTTGAAGATCACATCAATGCTGTAAACCAGATTCTTGATGAGATTGAGAGTATGGATAAGCCTACGCTTATGGTATTTAATAAGATTGATGCGTATACGGCAGAGGCTTATGATGACGAAGATCTTATGGTAGAGCGCACTGGTGTACACTACACGCTTGACGAGTGGAAAGAAACATGGATGTCGCGTACTAACGGTGATGCCATTTTTATATCTGCACTTAACAAAAACAACTTTGAAGAGTTCAGAAAGAAAATTTATGAGCGCGTAAGAGAGATTCACGTAACAAGATTTCCTTACAATGCATTTTTGTATCCAGAATATGAAGAGCAAGTAGGGAATAGCGAGGAAGAATAA
- a CDS encoding FtsB family cell division protein codes for MSNKYLLIFFIFIVWMLFFDGSSYLLHRELNQEYDKLEGNRAYFKKEIAEDNAQILQLKDSAGLERFAREEYLMKKDNEEIYIIEYQDSLSTENED; via the coding sequence ATGAGCAATAAATACTTGCTCATTTTTTTCATTTTTATCGTGTGGATGCTGTTTTTTGATGGAAGTTCTTATTTGTTACACAGAGAGCTCAATCAAGAATATGATAAGCTGGAAGGCAATAGAGCATACTTTAAAAAAGAAATAGCAGAGGATAATGCACAAATCTTACAACTTAAAGATAGTGCAGGTTTAGAAAGATTTGCTCGTGAAGAATACCTTATGAAAAAGGACAACGAGGAGATTTATATAATTGAATATCAAGATAGTTTATCTACAGAGAATGAAGACTAA
- a CDS encoding DUF5689 domain-containing protein — protein sequence MMKLFQKLSVVAILFLIISCVNDDEFSTPVLEITDPDLDGEIITIAQLANLYEQAVLSEADNLGINPTSVTDITALRSTFRLDLSETNRYVEGFVISSDASGNWFEELIIQDAASNPTAGVRVLIDESPLFTYYEVGRKVFVKLGNATLDNQAIGGLWIGDSNGVLTLGITDNLDKIPAPAQFSFMQRSSIIEEIIPLEVTIEDFRNELENIFVKLTDVQFIKEDVIDGSVTYAGEPLDEFDGERELVHCATGQSTIVSTSTFANFKSILLPDGRGSISGVLTRNFFGDTYNLAINDPEAVIFDGTDRCDPVEIDCGPASGMGENILFEEFFESQTNNNPIMGSGWTNYQEEGTQAWEAYTSTGQNASLGRSARIASAFSGDARTVSWLITPPIDFISNTGETLRFRTSNSFADGSRLTILFSNDWDGDVTTIAASTWDVLAAADIVADNDFFGNWIDSGIVDLSCVTGTGYVAFRYNGSGNASFDGTYELDEIQIKAN from the coding sequence ATGATGAAATTATTCCAGAAACTGTCAGTTGTTGCAATACTCTTCTTAATTATAAGTTGCGTAAATGATGATGAGTTCTCAACCCCAGTGCTTGAAATCACGGATCCAGATCTAGATGGAGAAATCATCACCATCGCACAACTAGCCAATCTCTATGAACAGGCAGTTCTAAGTGAGGCAGATAATCTAGGTATTAACCCTACTAGCGTGACAGATATTACAGCCTTGCGCAGTACATTTAGACTTGATCTTTCTGAAACCAATCGTTATGTAGAAGGTTTTGTGATAAGTAGTGATGCCTCTGGAAACTGGTTTGAGGAGCTCATCATACAAGATGCAGCAAGTAATCCTACAGCAGGTGTGCGCGTACTTATAGATGAGAGTCCGCTGTTTACCTATTATGAAGTGGGTCGCAAGGTATTTGTAAAGCTAGGTAATGCAACACTAGACAATCAAGCTATAGGAGGTTTATGGATAGGAGATAGCAACGGAGTATTAACGCTAGGCATTACAGATAATCTAGATAAAATCCCAGCGCCAGCACAGTTTAGCTTTATGCAGAGATCATCCATTATTGAAGAGATAATTCCGCTTGAGGTTACTATAGAAGACTTTAGGAATGAGTTAGAAAATATATTCGTCAAGCTCACAGATGTTCAGTTTATAAAGGAGGATGTCATTGATGGGAGTGTTACCTATGCGGGAGAACCTCTTGATGAGTTTGATGGAGAGCGAGAACTGGTGCATTGCGCCACTGGGCAATCTACTATTGTAAGTACAAGTACCTTTGCAAATTTTAAATCCATATTGCTACCCGATGGACGTGGGAGTATATCGGGAGTGCTCACACGTAACTTTTTTGGAGACACCTATAATCTTGCAATCAATGATCCAGAAGCCGTCATTTTTGATGGGACAGACCGCTGTGATCCCGTAGAAATAGATTGCGGCCCAGCTAGTGGAATGGGGGAAAATATACTATTTGAAGAGTTTTTTGAGTCGCAAACTAATAATAACCCTATAATGGGTAGTGGCTGGACTAATTATCAAGAAGAAGGAACCCAAGCATGGGAAGCTTATACGAGTACTGGTCAGAATGCCTCATTAGGTAGGTCTGCGAGAATTGCATCTGCGTTTTCTGGAGATGCAAGAACGGTGTCTTGGTTAATCACTCCTCCCATAGATTTTATTTCAAATACGGGAGAAACTTTACGTTTTAGAACATCCAATAGCTTTGCAGACGGCAGTAGGTTGACCATACTTTTTTCTAACGACTGGGATGGTGATGTCACAACAATTGCTGCTTCTACTTGGGATGTCCTAGCCGCAGCAGATATTGTAGCAGATAATGATTTCTTTGGAAACTGGATTGACTCCGGTATTGTTGATCTCTCCTGTGTCACAGGTACTGGCTATGTTGCATTTAGATATAACGGATCTGGAAATGCAAGTTTTGACGGTACTTATGAACTTGACGAGATTCAAATTAAAGCAAATTAA
- a CDS encoding TonB-dependent receptor, whose protein sequence is MNNNLLRYVFLLFSGVMWSQTQLKGTIIDAITSQPIPDVSIKIQGENSNIKTDALGVFVLTNIELYGNQILIVEKNGFVTKRLPVIIKAKEILELSLITLDVDITVEQRQIGLISLSDNDLNSDDTQESFNTSGLLTAGRDAFLSAAAFDWSATFFRPRGLDNANGKLLINGIEMNKQFNGRPQWGSWGGLNDAQRNREFTQGLKANEYSFGGLAGVTNIIMRASQERKGGRVSYAAASASYQGRLMGSYNSGLSQKGWAYSVLLSRRFGKEGFQDGTLYDANSIYLSVEKKINDNHSLNFSSFYTPNRRGRASSLTQEQVDLKGRTYNPYWGFQNDEQRNARMRKIEEPVFMINHYWDVSDKTSINTNLGYQVGTIKSGRIDNGSLRNPAPNYYQLLPSFALQDPSPTAGDFQTAYVLQQDFINDGQLDWESIYQSNVGGGNSKIILQDDVVGDKQLSATMILNSQLTDAITINGNVSYRDLKSENYAQVSDLLGGEGFLDIDNFSVSESQDGQEGDLAQSDVRNPNRIVQVGDRYKYNYNINSSTISGFAQAQFTFKNTDFFISGAASTTSYQREGLFENGNFVGENSFGLSEKLSFTDGGLKAGATYKFTGRHIMTVNGAYYTTAPSIRNSFSNARQNNDVVNNLTSEQIQSVDASYIYRSPIVKARLTGFYTGFQNGTDLGFFFTQNSIAQTEASFVQEVLTNVGRQNIGIEIGIEAQVLPTLKLKAAASVGQYTYTNNPDIYYTSDDFDGPQTFGDGKVAIKNLHVAGGPERAYQLGLEYRDPDFWNFGITVNRFSNAYIDISNLARTANFNQDIDGQPFNDFDADVAKGLLRQSQIDSYNLVNIIGGKSWRIGSYFVGFFATVNNVLNENYITGGFEDSRRVNYRSKLEESQRATPIFGDRLFFGRGTTYYVNAYVRF, encoded by the coding sequence ATGAATAACAATTTATTACGGTATGTTTTCTTGTTGTTTAGTGGCGTTATGTGGTCTCAAACACAACTCAAAGGAACGATAATAGACGCCATCACTTCACAGCCGATTCCCGATGTGAGTATAAAAATTCAAGGAGAAAATAGCAATATAAAAACTGATGCTCTTGGTGTATTTGTGTTGACTAATATCGAGTTGTACGGAAATCAGATTTTAATTGTAGAAAAAAATGGTTTCGTTACGAAGCGACTGCCTGTCATTATAAAAGCTAAAGAAATATTAGAACTTTCATTAATAACGCTTGACGTCGATATTACTGTGGAACAGCGGCAGATAGGGTTAATCTCGTTATCAGATAATGATTTAAATAGTGATGATACTCAAGAGAGTTTTAATACCTCAGGCTTATTAACTGCTGGACGAGACGCTTTTTTGAGCGCTGCAGCATTTGATTGGAGCGCTACCTTTTTCCGGCCAAGAGGATTGGATAATGCTAATGGCAAACTCCTCATCAACGGGATAGAAATGAATAAACAGTTTAACGGGCGCCCGCAGTGGGGAAGTTGGGGCGGACTTAATGATGCACAGCGCAACCGTGAGTTTACGCAAGGTTTAAAAGCTAATGAGTATAGCTTTGGAGGACTGGCTGGAGTAACAAATATCATCATGCGAGCATCACAGGAGCGAAAAGGAGGTAGGGTTTCATATGCCGCAGCTAGTGCTTCTTATCAAGGGCGGTTAATGGGAAGTTACAACTCTGGGTTATCTCAGAAAGGATGGGCTTATAGTGTGTTGTTGTCTCGTCGTTTTGGCAAAGAAGGTTTTCAAGATGGTACTTTATATGATGCAAACTCAATATATTTATCTGTAGAGAAGAAAATTAATGATAATCACAGTCTTAATTTTTCTTCTTTTTACACACCTAATCGGCGTGGTCGTGCTTCTTCACTTACACAAGAACAAGTGGATCTTAAAGGGCGCACTTATAATCCATATTGGGGTTTTCAAAATGATGAACAGCGTAATGCTAGAATGCGCAAGATTGAAGAGCCAGTATTTATGATTAATCATTACTGGGATGTAAGTGATAAGACAAGTATCAATACAAACTTAGGGTATCAAGTAGGCACCATAAAAAGTGGCAGAATAGATAACGGAAGCCTTAGGAATCCAGCGCCAAATTATTATCAGCTCTTGCCCAGTTTTGCACTTCAAGATCCAAGCCCTACTGCGGGAGATTTTCAAACAGCATATGTACTGCAACAAGACTTCATAAATGATGGTCAGCTAGACTGGGAATCCATATACCAATCTAATGTAGGCGGAGGTAATTCAAAAATTATACTTCAAGATGACGTGGTGGGAGATAAACAACTGTCTGCAACTATGATTTTGAACTCTCAGCTTACGGATGCAATTACCATAAATGGAAATGTTTCTTATAGAGATTTGAAGAGTGAAAACTATGCACAGGTAAGTGATTTACTAGGAGGTGAGGGGTTTCTTGATATAGACAACTTTTCTGTAAGTGAGAGTCAGGATGGTCAAGAAGGCGATCTCGCACAGAGTGATGTGCGTAACCCTAACCGAATTGTTCAAGTAGGAGATCGGTATAAGTATAACTATAATATCAATTCAAGTACAATAAGCGGATTTGCTCAAGCACAGTTTACTTTTAAAAATACAGACTTTTTTATTTCTGGTGCAGCAAGTACTACAAGTTATCAGCGAGAGGGATTATTTGAGAACGGAAATTTTGTGGGTGAGAATTCCTTTGGACTAAGTGAGAAACTTTCATTTACAGATGGAGGATTGAAAGCTGGTGCGACATATAAATTTACAGGGAGACACATCATGACAGTTAACGGAGCTTACTACACTACTGCTCCTTCCATTAGAAATAGTTTTAGTAATGCGCGACAAAATAATGATGTAGTAAATAACCTAACATCAGAACAAATACAAAGTGTGGATGCTAGCTATATTTATAGATCGCCTATTGTAAAAGCACGTCTCACAGGATTTTATACAGGCTTTCAAAATGGAACTGATTTAGGATTCTTTTTTACTCAAAATTCGATAGCGCAAACGGAGGCGTCTTTTGTACAAGAAGTGCTTACCAATGTTGGTCGGCAAAACATAGGTATTGAGATAGGCATAGAGGCGCAGGTATTACCTACACTTAAGTTAAAAGCAGCTGCATCTGTAGGTCAATATACCTACACAAATAACCCAGATATTTACTATACCTCTGATGATTTTGATGGACCTCAGACATTTGGAGATGGTAAAGTTGCAATTAAAAATCTACATGTTGCCGGTGGGCCAGAAAGAGCTTATCAATTAGGTCTTGAGTATCGAGATCCAGATTTCTGGAATTTTGGTATTACGGTAAACCGCTTTTCTAATGCTTACATAGACATTAGTAATCTAGCACGTACAGCAAATTTTAACCAAGACATAGACGGTCAACCATTTAACGATTTTGATGCGGACGTTGCTAAGGGCTTGCTTAGGCAATCACAAATAGATAGTTATAATCTCGTAAATATTATAGGAGGCAAGTCATGGAGGATAGGAAGTTACTTTGTGGGCTTTTTTGCTACGGTAAATAACGTACTCAACGAAAATTATATTACGGGAGGCTTTGAGGATTCTCGTAGGGTAAATTATAGGTCAAAACTTGAAGAGTCGCAACGTGCCACACCCATTTTTGGAGATCGTTTATTCTTTGGAAGAGGAACCACATACTACGTAAATGCTTACGTTAGATTTTAA
- a CDS encoding endonuclease has product MEDDSAFAKAQQEKIQCAVGFYNLENLFDTTNNPETLDDDFTPNGFKEWNSYKFNKKIAKLSKVISNIGKDDTKTSPSLLGVAEVENRSVLESLIATDNLKDEGYDIVHYDSPDERGIDVALLYKKADFKVTASEPITLYLEADEGGRDYTRDILYVQGELLGNPVHILVNHWPSRRSGENETSQKRITAAQRNREVIDKLMNEDPKVKIIIMGDFNDGPHSESVKNNLVKTEFYNPMLYLGTRYEGSLNYRFEWFIFDQIIFSNNFVQLHENTLLYEKSDIYNDFFLTEYDGKFKGTPFRTYAGKRYLGGYSDHFPVYSILSTRSD; this is encoded by the coding sequence ATGGAGGATGATTCCGCTTTCGCGAAAGCGCAACAAGAAAAAATACAATGTGCAGTAGGCTTTTACAACCTAGAAAATCTTTTTGACACGACAAACAACCCTGAAACGCTAGACGACGACTTCACACCGAACGGTTTTAAGGAGTGGAATAGCTATAAGTTTAATAAGAAAATAGCCAAACTATCAAAAGTTATCTCAAACATAGGGAAGGATGACACTAAGACCTCACCTTCTCTCCTTGGCGTTGCCGAAGTGGAAAATAGATCCGTACTAGAGTCTCTTATTGCGACAGATAATCTTAAAGATGAAGGCTATGATATTGTTCATTATGACTCCCCAGATGAGCGCGGTATTGACGTTGCTCTATTATACAAAAAAGCAGACTTTAAAGTCACGGCAAGTGAACCCATCACACTCTACCTAGAAGCCGATGAAGGTGGCAGAGACTATACACGTGACATTCTTTATGTTCAAGGAGAACTTTTAGGAAATCCTGTGCACATACTAGTAAATCACTGGCCTTCCCGAAGATCTGGTGAGAATGAAACCTCACAAAAGCGCATTACAGCAGCACAGCGCAATAGGGAAGTTATTGACAAACTCATGAATGAAGACCCTAAAGTGAAGATTATCATTATGGGCGATTTTAATGACGGGCCACACAGTGAAAGCGTAAAAAACAACCTCGTTAAAACGGAGTTTTACAACCCGATGCTGTACTTAGGAACAAGATATGAAGGAAGCTTAAATTATAGATTTGAGTGGTTCATTTTTGATCAGATTATCTTTTCGAACAATTTTGTACAGCTACACGAAAACACACTTCTTTACGAGAAGTCAGATATTTACAATGACTTTTTCCTCACTGAATATGATGGTAAATTTAAAGGAACACCCTTTCGCACTTATGCTGGAAAAAGATATCTAGGTGGTTATAGTGATCATTTTCCTGTGTATAGCATTCTATCTACAAGATCTGACTAA
- a CDS encoding PQQ-binding-like beta-propeller repeat protein codes for MNKLTLVVLLFLSCSVFSQRAADETLDFDGKVTDLIIVPFNGIVVISDGTNLNAYNPDTDESLWVTPIPKASSASALLNADLSVESIFSTNRKGSGFDVIPDTPFLQKFFDNRLYIINSFDGSVIFASDDSDVFFFQSEYLFDENALLLRGMKDKSLVIAKYDLKNETYQWETEVSENFGTVFSKLAAAAGKDQTGATDKLELIEDKIFLLAKSKFYVLDNESGSLLWSAEENDYAGFNANQDATYVLLNESKGFFAGKSLLYLKNAQDGSPVWEDPIKTKRLVLFEDWKNKMLLAHYKGFNFYDFETGEKVWEKDPKGKNIKSVIPEGTDFLYVYDNEMMLIDKDGQKKWKKDVKICDDDEDPVFFLEKTKNGKVLYVTATYANMVDYNTGKKIWSGNLKLNEKRPTVAKFDENTGDFVIYNDEKLYRFNENSTERPKPYAKLKLKNEKLITSMEIFPNNVSISGQSEVIGVKEDGEVLFHNKYKQPGEFGRKLLKGTMSVVKTAGAVATTNVEISQVTRDENGNEQVTKVGEIGFNEKTRQIGNAGYIAGNIGSQFVKDRYNALQETDVYAIIFAKGENGEKLLIRVDKETGEELDKITVDTNKPVYDYDPVTKDLFYSSGKEVKIFKGK; via the coding sequence ATGAATAAACTTACTCTTGTTGTCTTATTATTTTTATCATGCTCAGTCTTTTCACAAAGAGCTGCAGATGAAACACTTGATTTTGATGGAAAAGTCACGGACTTAATTATTGTGCCTTTTAATGGTATTGTAGTTATTTCTGACGGTACAAATTTAAATGCGTATAATCCAGATACAGATGAGAGTCTGTGGGTAACTCCTATACCAAAAGCGAGTAGTGCGTCTGCCCTATTAAATGCAGACTTATCTGTTGAAAGTATTTTTAGCACAAACAGAAAAGGATCAGGTTTTGACGTAATACCAGACACGCCTTTTCTTCAGAAGTTTTTTGATAACAGACTTTATATTATAAACAGCTTTGATGGAAGTGTGATTTTTGCATCAGATGATAGTGATGTTTTCTTCTTCCAGTCAGAATATCTTTTTGACGAAAATGCACTATTATTAAGGGGAATGAAAGATAAAAGCTTAGTGATTGCTAAGTATGATCTTAAGAATGAAACGTACCAATGGGAAACTGAAGTTTCAGAAAATTTTGGAACTGTTTTTTCTAAACTTGCAGCAGCAGCAGGAAAGGATCAAACGGGAGCTACAGATAAGTTAGAGCTTATAGAAGATAAAATTTTCTTACTCGCAAAATCTAAATTTTATGTGTTAGATAATGAGTCTGGTAGTTTATTATGGAGTGCAGAAGAGAATGATTATGCTGGTTTTAATGCAAACCAAGATGCAACTTATGTTCTTTTAAATGAGTCTAAAGGTTTCTTTGCAGGGAAGTCATTGTTATATCTCAAAAATGCACAAGACGGAAGTCCAGTATGGGAAGATCCTATTAAAACAAAGAGACTAGTTCTTTTTGAAGATTGGAAAAATAAAATGCTCTTAGCACACTATAAGGGCTTCAATTTTTATGATTTTGAGACTGGAGAAAAAGTGTGGGAAAAAGATCCTAAAGGAAAGAATATCAAATCTGTAATTCCAGAGGGAACAGATTTTCTTTACGTGTATGACAACGAGATGATGTTGATCGATAAGGACGGACAGAAAAAGTGGAAGAAGGATGTAAAAATCTGTGATGATGATGAAGATCCAGTTTTTTTCTTAGAAAAAACAAAAAACGGAAAAGTACTCTATGTGACAGCTACCTATGCAAATATGGTAGATTACAATACGGGAAAGAAAATATGGAGTGGAAACTTAAAACTAAATGAAAAGCGACCTACGGTAGCAAAGTTTGACGAGAACACAGGTGATTTTGTAATCTACAATGATGAAAAATTATATAGATTTAATGAAAACTCGACTGAAAGACCAAAGCCTTATGCAAAGCTTAAACTCAAAAATGAGAAGTTAATTACTAGCATGGAGATTTTTCCTAATAACGTGTCTATTTCTGGACAGAGTGAGGTGATCGGTGTAAAAGAAGATGGAGAAGTTCTTTTTCACAATAAGTATAAGCAGCCAGGAGAGTTTGGTAGAAAGTTATTAAAAGGTACTATGTCTGTGGTAAAAACAGCTGGTGCCGTTGCCACTACAAATGTTGAGATTAGTCAAGTAACTCGAGATGAAAATGGAAATGAGCAGGTTACTAAAGTTGGCGAAATAGGTTTTAACGAAAAAACAAGGCAGATAGGTAATGCAGGTTACATAGCAGGAAACATTGGTAGTCAGTTTGTAAAAGACAGATACAACGCACTGCAAGAGACAGATGTGTATGCCATCATTTTTGCAAAAGGTGAAAATGGGGAGAAGCTTCTTATTCGTGTAGATAAAGAAACAGGTGAGGAGTTAGATAAAATCACCGTAGATACTAATAAACCAGTCTACGATTATGATCCTGTTACCAAAGACCTATTTTACAGTAGTGGTAAAGAGGTGAAAATATTTAAGGGTAAATAA
- the udk gene encoding uridine kinase has protein sequence MLIIGIGGGTGSGKTTVVDQIVSDLPEGQVTVISQDSYYKDLSALSMEDRKKVNFDHPNAIDFPLLCQHLVELKEGRNILQPMYSFVAHNRIDETVLTSPTNVLVVEGILILTDPNIRNLFDIKVFVHADSDERLIRRLKRDIAERGRDLDEVLNRYQTTLKPMHQQFIEPTKEFADIIIPNNRYNTVAVDIVRSIINERLH, from the coding sequence ATGCTTATTATAGGAATAGGCGGTGGTACCGGAAGTGGTAAGACTACCGTTGTAGATCAGATTGTGTCAGATCTACCAGAAGGACAAGTAACAGTAATTTCTCAAGACTCATATTATAAAGATCTCTCTGCATTATCGATGGAAGATCGTAAGAAGGTGAACTTTGATCACCCTAATGCAATAGATTTTCCTTTGCTATGTCAACACCTTGTTGAGCTCAAAGAGGGAAGAAATATTTTACAACCTATGTATTCATTTGTTGCGCATAATCGCATTGATGAGACTGTGCTTACAAGCCCTACGAATGTGCTTGTGGTAGAAGGAATTCTTATTTTGACAGATCCTAATATTCGTAATCTTTTTGATATTAAGGTATTTGTGCATGCAGATAGTGATGAGCGTTTAATACGTCGTCTCAAGAGAGATATAGCAGAGCGCGGTCGTGATCTAGATGAGGTGTTAAATAGATATCAAACTACATTAAAGCCCATGCACCAGCAGTTTATAGAGCCTACAAAGGAATTTGCAGATATCATTATACCTAATAACAGGTACAATACAGTGGCTGTAGATATCGTTCGTAGTATCATAAACGAACGATTACATTAA